The following proteins are co-located in the Castanea sativa cultivar Marrone di Chiusa Pesio chromosome 8, ASM4071231v1 genome:
- the LOC142607656 gene encoding aquaporin PIP2-7-like, giving the protein MTKDVEVAEQGGEYSAKDYHDPPPAPLIDPEELTQWSFYRALIAEFIATLLFLYITVLTVIGYKSQTDPAKIADQCGGVGILGIAWAFGGMIFVLVYCTAGISGGHINPAVTFGLFLARKVSLIRAVLYMVAQCLGAICGVGLVKAFQKSLYTRYGGGANELQAGYNKGTGLGAEIIGTFVLVYTVFSATDPKRNARDSHVPVLAPLPIGFAVFMVHLATIPITGTGINPARSFGAAVIYNQTKAWDDQWLFWVGPFIGAAIAAFYHQYILRAAAIKALGSFRSNA; this is encoded by the exons ATGACAAAGGACGTTGAAGTTGCAGAGCAAGGAGGAGAGTACTCAGCTAAGGACTACCATGACCCACCTCCAGCACCTTTGATCGACCCTGAGGAGCTAACCCAGTGGTCCTTTTACAGAGCTCTTATTGCAGAGTTCATTGCCACACTTCTTTTCCTTTACATCACAGTTTTGACTGTGATTGGGTACAAGAGCCAGACTGACCCTGCCAAGATTGCAGACCAATGTGGTGGGGTTGGTATTCTTGGTATTGCTTGGGCCTTCGGTGGCATGATCTTCGTCCTTGTTTACTGCACTGCCGGTATCTCTG GAGGACACATAAACCCGGCAGTGACATTCGGGCTGTTCTTGGCGAGGAAGGTGTCACTGATCCGAGCAGTGTTGTACATGGTAGCACAGTGCTTGGGAGCAATCTGCGGTGTTGGGCTGGTGAAGGCGTTCCAGAAGTCACTCTACACTAGGTATGGAGGTGGAGCCAATGAGCTCCAAGCTGGGTACAACAAGGGAACTGGATTGGGGGCAGAGATAATTGGTACCTTTGTTCTTGTCTACACTGTCTTCTCAGCCACCGACCCTAAGAGGAACGCTAGAGACTCCCATGTTCCT gtaTTGGCACCCCTTCCCATTGGATTCGCTGTATTCATGGTTCACCTAGCCACAATCCCAATCACTGGTACTGGTATCAACCCAGCTAGAAGCTTTGGAGCCGCAGTGATCTACAACCAAACCAAGGCCTGGGATGACCAA TGGCTATTCTGGGTTGGACCTTTTATTGGAGCTGCCATTGCTGCCTTCTACCACCAATACATTCTTAGAGCAGCAGCCATTAAGGCTCTGGGATCCTTCAGGAGCAATGCTTaa
- the LOC142607655 gene encoding aquaporin PIP2-7-like, whose amino-acid sequence MTKDVEVVEQGGEYSAKDYHDPPPAPLIDPEELTQWSFYRALIAEFIATLLFLYITVLTVIGYKSQTDPAKNADQCGGVGILGIAWAFGGMIFVLVYCTAGISGGHINPAVTFGLFLARKVSLIRAVLYMVAQCLGAICGVGLVKAFQKSLYTRYGGGANELQAGYNKGTGLGAEIIGTFVLVYTVFSATDPKRNARDSHVPVLAPLPIGFAVFMVHLATIPITGTGINPARSLGAAVIYNKTKAWDDQWLFWVGPFIGAAIAAFYHQYILRAAAIKALGSFRSNA is encoded by the exons ATGACAAAGGACGTTGAAGTTGTAGAGCAAGGAGGAGAGTACTCAGCTAAGGACTACCATGACCCGCCTCCAGCACCTTTGATCGACCCTGAGGAGCTAACCCAGTGGTCCTTCTACAGAGCTCTTATTGCAGAGTTCATTGCCACACTTCTTTTCCTTTACATCACAGTTTTGACTGTGATTGGGTACAAGAGCCAGACTGACCCCGCCAAGAACGCAGACCAATGTGGTGGGGTTGGTATTCTTGGTATTGCTTGGGCCTTTGGTGGCATGATCTTCGTCCTTGTTTACTGCACTGCCGGTATCTCTG GAGGACACATAAACCCGGCCGTGACATTCGGGCTGTTCTTGGCGAGGAAGGTGTCTCTGATCCGAGCGGTGTTGTACATGGTAGCACAGTGCTTGGGAGCAATCTGCGGTGTTGGGCTGGTGAAGGCGTTCCAGAAGTCACTCTACACTAGGTATGGAGGTGGAGCCAATGAGCTTCAAGCTGGGTACAACAAGGGAACTGGATTGGGGGCAGAGATAATTGGCACCTTTGTTCTTGTCTACACTGTCTTCTCAGCCACCGACCCTAAGAGGAACGCTAGAGACTCCCATGTTCCT GTATTGGCACCCCTTCCCATTGGATTTGCTGTATTCATGGTTCACCTAGCCACAATCCCAATCACTGGTACTGGTATCAACCCAGCTAGAAGCCTTGGAGCCGCAGTGATCTACAACAAAACCAAGGCCTGGGATGACCAA TGGCTATTCTGGGTTGGACCTTTTATTGGAGCTGCCATTGCTGCCTTCTACCACCAATACATTCTTAGAGCAGCAGCCATTAAGGCTCTAGGATCCTTCAGGAGCAATGCTTAA